The DNA window GAGCCGCCCGGCTTTCGACCTGACGCCCCAACTGGAAACGCTCAAACAGGCCATCGACGAATTGGGCGATCGGGAGGGCAGCACGCTCGTGCTGAAAAAGATTCTGATCAACCTGCGGAATCTGGGGCAGCGCATCAGCACGATCCGCAACAACATGAAAGCACCCGCTTCTGTGCTGTCGAAAAACAACGACGACCTGGAGTTCGGGCGGTTTGTGTCGCATCAGGAAATTGATTTCAAGTCGATTCGTAATAATCTGAGCTTCAATTCGTCGGTGTTTCGTCATTCGCTGCGGCTGGCCCTGACGATGTTGATGGGCTTCGTCCTGACCCGTTTGCTGGCCTACGGACACCACAGCTACTGGGTGCTGCTGACGATATCGGTGATTCTGAAGCCTGCCTTCAGCCTGACGCGTCAGCGCAATTTCGAGCGAATCGGCGGTACGCTGGCCGGGGGTATCGTCGGCGCGCTCATTCTGACGTTCGTAAACAATCGACCGGTGCAGATTGGCTTTATGATCGTGTTTATGGTCGGGGCCTATAGTGCGCAGCGGGTCAATTACATCGTCATGGTTTTTTTCCTGACGCCTTACATCCTGATTCTGCTCAATTTTCTGGGTGTCAACTATCTCGGCGTGGTCGAAGAGCGGTTTCTCGATACGCTCATGGGTGGCCTGCTGGCGCTGGCAGCGGGTTATGTGCTGTTTCCCCGCTGGGAATCCGATCAGCTGCAACTACCCATGCGGAACACGCTGCGGGCCAATCTACGCTACGTACAGGTGCTGCTCAACTGCCTGACGAGCCGAACGCCCAGTCTGGTCGAGTACAAGCTGGCGCGCAAAGATGTGTACGTGTCCTCGGCAAACCTCTCGGCAGCCCTCGACCGGATGTTGTCGGAACCCAAGCACAAACAGCGCAACGAAAAGCTGATCTACGAATTTGTGGTGCTGAACCACATCCTGTCGGCCAACGTCGCGACGCTAACCTCGGATTTGCTCAACGAACCGTCGAAAACATACCCCGCTCCGGTGCAGCGCCCGGTTCGGCGCGCCATCGTCAGCCTGACCGACGGCCTATACCGGCTCGGCGAACCCCGCATCGGTCCAACGCCCGAACAACCCGCGCTGGACTCGTCGCCCGGCAAAACCCCACCCGACGACGCCCAACTGAGCGAGCACCTCAACTTCGTGCAGCAGGTCAGCAGCGACATCGGCAAAGTGATCGAGCGATTGAATGGATAGTTTAACGTTTAATGTCTAATGTTTAAGGTTGGCTACCGCGAAGCAACCTTAAACATTAGACATTAAACGTTAAACCTCAAACTACTTCGCTTCCTCCACCGTTTCCTGGGCTTCGTCGAGGTCGTTGCCTTCGGGCTGGGGCTTCTCGATGTGGGGGCGTTCGGCGTCGGGGACGTAGGTCAGTTCGATAAACATCGGGAAGTGATCAGAACCGACGCTGGGGAGCCGTTTGATGCGCTGTA is part of the Spirosoma rhododendri genome and encodes:
- a CDS encoding FUSC family protein: MNRPTRQVGYFLSSQYFSDGLRTTLAILLPSLVLAQFDALTTGMAMSIGALGVSLSDAPGPVMHRRNGMLATVLSTVLVTLLTGFARLNDYTLAIEILVVSFVFSMLAVYGTRATSVGTGAILIMILMMERPLDAVGVVKESGLILAGGLWYTGISLLASRLQPYRLAQQTLGQCIHEVAKFLHVKSEFYTLSTQLDTDYRHLVSQQVAVSEKQDAVREVLFKSRRFVAETTRTGRLLVLTFVDIVDLYEQMVAMYYDYEALRKRFGHTDILPMIAGLIRQLANELDHIGLAVQSPVAVPSRPAFDLTPQLETLKQAIDELGDREGSTLVLKKILINLRNLGQRISTIRNNMKAPASVLSKNNDDLEFGRFVSHQEIDFKSIRNNLSFNSSVFRHSLRLALTMLMGFVLTRLLAYGHHSYWVLLTISVILKPAFSLTRQRNFERIGGTLAGGIVGALILTFVNNRPVQIGFMIVFMVGAYSAQRVNYIVMVFFLTPYILILLNFLGVNYLGVVEERFLDTLMGGLLALAAGYVLFPRWESDQLQLPMRNTLRANLRYVQVLLNCLTSRTPSLVEYKLARKDVYVSSANLSAALDRMLSEPKHKQRNEKLIYEFVVLNHILSANVATLTSDLLNEPSKTYPAPVQRPVRRAIVSLTDGLYRLGEPRIGPTPEQPALDSSPGKTPPDDAQLSEHLNFVQQVSSDIGKVIERLNG